GAAAAGCCTATTCTTTTTGCAGGAGCTAGGGAAGTTCTTGAGAAGATTGTTGCTGGTGGAGGGCGGAATTTTTTGGTCTCTCATCGCGATAATCAAGTTTTGGAAATTTTAGATAAAACAAAGATTGCTTCTCTTTTTACAGAAGTTGTTACTGCCAGTAATGGCTTTGCCAGAAAACCAGATCCAGCCAGTATGCTCTATTTAAAGAAAAAATACGCCCTTACAAATGCTCTTGTCATTGGTGATCGAAAGATTGATGTTCAAGCAGGTCAGGCAGCTGGTTTTGATACTGTTTTAGTAGATGGGTCAAAGTCTTTGATAGCAATCATAAATGAAGGTAAAATGAAATAATGACAGAAGAAAATAAAAATTTAGATCAGTTAGCACAAGAGTACGATGCCAGTCA
This region of Streptococcus mutans genomic DNA includes:
- a CDS encoding HAD-IA family hydrolase translates to MDYHDYIWDLGGTLLDNYGMSTKAFVATLADFGLTATYKQVYDKLRESTDTAISYFVPNCPAFREAYKKNEAAFLEKPILFAGAREVLEKIVAGGGRNFLVSHRDNQVLEILDKTKIASLFTEVVTASNGFARKPDPASMLYLKKKYALTNALVIGDRKIDVQAGQAAGFDTVLVDGSKSLIAIINEGKMK